In a genomic window of Moritella sp. F3:
- the rlmH gene encoding 23S rRNA (pseudouridine(1915)-N(3))-methyltransferase RlmH, producing MKIQLVAVGTKMPAWVETGYKEYTRRFPKDMPFELLEINAGKRGKNADIKRILELEGVKTMQAIPKGNRIVTLEVTGKPWTTEQLAVELDKWKHDGRDVSLLIGGPEGLAPECIAASEQRWSLSPLTLPHPMVRVVVAEALYRAWSVTTNHPYHRE from the coding sequence ATGAAGATTCAGCTAGTTGCTGTTGGCACCAAAATGCCTGCATGGGTAGAAACAGGGTATAAGGAATATACACGTCGATTCCCTAAAGATATGCCTTTCGAATTACTTGAGATCAATGCTGGTAAGCGTGGTAAAAACGCTGATATCAAGCGGATCTTAGAGTTGGAAGGTGTAAAAACGATGCAAGCGATCCCGAAAGGAAATCGTATCGTGACTCTGGAGGTTACCGGTAAACCTTGGACGACTGAACAACTAGCCGTTGAACTAGATAAGTGGAAGCATGATGGTCGTGACGTTAGCCTGTTAATTGGCGGCCCAGAAGGACTTGCACCAGAATGCATCGCGGCATCAGAACAACGCTGGTCATTGTCACCGCTAACCTTACCACATCCGATGGTACGAGTAGTTGTGGCCGAGGCGTTGTATCGCGCTTGGAGCGTAACAACAAACCATCCTTATCATAGAGAGTAA
- the rsfS gene encoding ribosome silencing factor: protein MQTSELQAFVLDKIEDMKARDIQVIDVKGKSPVTDLMIVCTGTSKTHVKSISNHLYLEAKSHEVYVMGIEGTEDSEWVLVDMGDVVVHIMQQQTRDLYQLEQLWQSVGA, encoded by the coding sequence TTGCAAACTTCTGAACTGCAAGCATTTGTACTAGACAAAATTGAAGACATGAAAGCCCGTGACATCCAAGTTATTGATGTTAAGGGTAAATCACCAGTAACAGATCTAATGATCGTATGTACTGGCACATCTAAAACTCACGTTAAATCAATTTCTAACCACCTTTACCTTGAAGCTAAAAGTCACGAAGTATACGTGATGGGCATTGAAGGTACGGAAGATAGTGAATGGGTTTTAGTTGATATGGGTGATGTAGTTGTACACATCATGCAACAACAAACACGTGATCTTTACCAATTAGAACAACTTTGGCAGTCTGTAGGGGCATAG